In Arachis hypogaea cultivar Tifrunner chromosome 17, arahy.Tifrunner.gnm2.J5K5, whole genome shotgun sequence, a single window of DNA contains:
- the LOC112763024 gene encoding uncharacterized protein produces the protein MPTQNSYHLNQKRLWRFVGFMSSVNGFLCYAKSSSFKRLFGEWNLLKIILYTLLSFSISIIMLFPKKYRISRSFLLKAYVGVLVLLLTSLYSFFYDKSNNGKPDLLGIFSSASFALMSLSLSWQIDLGFEAELLSFFLGCLTVQLMKINLMFSIVAAIFCYSLMILRSKSESQSHVGTLRTQDHVTVEIGATDGVVEKGDDDYLNSFQYLEQQKQDDRCNWRKYEEKLMMHEYEELIG, from the coding sequence ATGCCAACCCAGAATTCCTACCATCTAAACCAGAAAAGACTATGGAGATTTGTGGGATTTATGTCAAGTGTCAATGGATTTCTCTGTTATGCTAAGAGTTCCTCTTTCAAACGTCTATTTGGAGAGTGGAACTTGTTGAAGATCATTCTTTACACCCTGTTAAGTTTCAGCATCAGCATCATCATGCTATTTCCCAAGAAATACAGGATTTCAAGGAGCTTCTTGCTTAAAGCTTACGTGGGTGTTTTGGTTTTGCTACTAACCTCTCTCTACTCATTTTTCTATGATAAATCTAACAACGGAAAACCAGACCTACTAGGCATTTTTTCGAGTGCTTCTTTTGCTTTGATGTCTTTGTCCCTGTCATGGCAAATTGATCTTGGCTTTGAAGCTGAGCTCCTCAGTTTCTTCCTTGGATGCCTAACTGTTCAACTCATGAAGATCAACTTGATGTTTTCCATCGTTGCAGCCATCTTTTGCTACTCTCTCATGATTCTTCGTTCCAAATCGGAATCTCAATCGCATGTTGGAACACTAAGAACGCAAGACCATGTAACAGTAGAAATCGGAGCTACAGATGGAGTAGTTGAAAAAGGAGATGATGACTACTTAAACTCCTTCCAATATCTCGAACAACAAAAGCAGGATGATAGATGCAATTGGAGAAAATATGAAGAGAAACTGATGATGCACGAGTATGAAGAATTAATAGGCTAA
- the LOC112766521 gene encoding uncharacterized protein, with protein MKTLNCSIFVVVAIAIAIAIAVAVAASSSPPQPQPQPFISLPLAPIRQRALTISFPVVSSVDASPQVATWERKFDIEKTKLMCANMLKWRKEFSSDTIVELRRERIDERMKALQELVSSINKDEPPSERKIAKLCEYAAKKSFLDSKAKYFEERCYKELRSKHIKLVNIVPETFNKLISHCKVQMIEKSQITVILSCRVF; from the exons ATGAAAACCCTAAATTGCAGCATCTTTGTCGTTGTCGCCATCGCCATCGCCATCGCCATCGCCGTCGCCGTCGCCGCCTCCTCGTCACCgccacagccacagccacagcCGTTCATCTCCTTGCCGCTAGCGCCAATACGACAACGTGCTTTGACAATCTCTTTTCCCGTTGTCTCTTCCGTCGACGCATCTCCTCAGGTCGCGACGTG GGAAAGAAAATTTGATATCGAAAAAACAAAGCTAATGTGTGCTAACATGCTCAAGTGGAGGAAAGAATTTAGTTCAGACACTATTGTAGAG TTACGTCGTGAGAGGATTGATGAAAGAATGAAGGCATTGCAGGAATTAGTTTCCAGCATCAATAAG GATGAGCCCCCAAGTGAAAGGAAGATTGCCAAATTGTGTGAATATGCTGCAAAAAAATCCTTTTTGGATTCCAAAG CAAAATATTTTGAAGAAAGGTGCTACAAGGAGCTCCGATCTAAGCACATCAAACTTGTCAATATTGTACCTGAAACTTTCAACAAGTTGATTTCTCATTGTAAAGTGCAAAT GATTGAAAAATCTCAAATCACAGTTATACTCAGCTGTCGAGTATTTTGA